A genomic region of Antennarius striatus isolate MH-2024 chromosome 2, ASM4005453v1, whole genome shotgun sequence contains the following coding sequences:
- the csrnp2 gene encoding cysteine/serine-rich nuclear protein 2 yields the protein MEALSPLSLKRRYEEVDNSSPFSTPKDSDDDVSSSDSADSCDSLNPPSSSAFTPTSILRQHKPSPGGKRVRFDVVTVYYFPRRQGFTSVPSQGGSSLGMARHHSSIRHYTLGEFAHEQETSHRRTLRQHLRQEKLNARKMTLTRNGTVDCAQAELMTLDDVSDEDLDVDGVEVDDCFFLQPLPTKRRRALLRASGIARIDAREKAELRTIRLSREECGCDCRLYCDPRHCGCSQAGIKCQVDRMSFPCGCSRDGCGNIAGRIEFNPLRVRTHYLHTIMKLDLEKRRMLIQETGDQYAHADPLPSPSSTCPTSPDLSSLAGLDSELEESQVQTVVEVQDLLAEQDILERENETAVLHLQSAEEQERREREEEEGEAVQRELGGGGLEEQPLCLGPGVLGGELPEQAEVPGVEQVLLQGPFPTGATVLCITDNEEESPSDLLKDSASLLYYQLSPIQPGSFDALPGEEEREDSGGGDNPEEVKQGGEESKQENVEAISCRQSVGEPLTDILRSEGSEEGTPSSPRLLEEGVCRLASSCSEENVDPLPLEV from the exons ATGGAGGCACTTTCTCCCCTCAGCCTCAAACGCAGATATGAAGAGGTGGACAACAGCTCCCCATTCTCCACTCCCAAGGACTCCGACGACGACGTCTCCAGCAGCGACAGCGCCGACAGCTGCGACAGCCTCAACCCGCCGTCCAGCTCCGCGTTCACCC CCACCTCCATCCTTCGACAGCACAAGCCGTCGCCGGGCGGGAAGCGGGTGCGTTTCGACGTGGTGACGGTGTACTACTTCCCCCGGCGTCAGGGGTTCACCAGCGTGCCCAGCCAGGGGGGCAGCTCCCTGGGGATGGCCCGACACCACTCCTCCATCCGACACTACACGCTGGGCGAGTTCGCCCACGAGCAGGAGACGAGCCACCGGCGCACGCTGCGCCAGCACCTCCGCCAGGAGAAGCTCAACGCCCGCAAGATGACG CTGACGAGGAACGGCACGGTGGACTGCGCCCAGGCCGAGCTGATGACTCTGGACGACGTGTCGGATGAGGACCTGGACGTGGACGGGGTGGAGGTGGACGACTGCTTCTTCCTCCAGCCGCTGCCCACCAAGCGGCGCCGCGCCCTCCTGCGAGCCTCCGGCATCGCCCGCATCGACGCGCGGGAGAAAGCTGAGCTCCGGACCATCCGCCTCTCGCGAGAGGAGTGCGGCTGCGACTGCCGCCTGTACTGCGACCCCCGCCACTGCGGCTGCAGCCAGGCTGGAATCAAGTGTCAG GTGGACCGGATGTCTTTCCCGTGCGGCTGCTCTCGGGACGGCTGTGGAAACATCGCCGGACGCATCGAGTTCAACCCCCTGCGCGTCAGGACCCACTACCTGCACACCATCATGAAGCTGGAcctggagaagaggaggatgctgaTTCAGGAGACGGGGGACCAGTACGCCCACGCCGACCCGCTGCCTTCCCCGTCCTCAACTTGCCCCACGTCTCCGGACTTGTCGTCGCTCGCCGGTCTGGACtcggagctggaggagagccAGGTCCAGACGGTGGTGGAGGTTCAGGACCTCCTGGCGGAGCAGGACATCCTGGAGCGGGAGAACGAGACGGCGGTTCTGCACCTGCAGAGCGCcgaggagcaggagaggagggagagggaggaggaggaaggggaggcgGTGCAGCGGGAGTTGGGCGGCGGGGGTCTCGAGGAGCAGCCGCTCTGCCTGGGGCCTGGCGTTTTGGGAGGGGAGCTGCCGGAGCAGGCGGAGGTTCCAGGAGTGGAGCAGGTTCTCCTGCAGGGACCGTTCCCCACAGGAGCCACGGTGCTCTGCATCACCGACAACGAGGAGGAGAGCCCCTCGGATCTCCTCAAAGACTCCGCGTCTCTGCTGTACTATCAGCTCAGTCCCATCCAGCCTGGAAGCTTTGACGCCCTGCCCGGAGAGGAGGAGCGAGAAGattcaggaggaggagacaatcCTGAGGAGGTGAAACAGGGAGGAGAGGAATCCAAGCAGGAGAATGTCGAAGCGATCTCCTGCAGGCAGAGCGTGGGCGAGCCTTTGACCGACATTCTGCGCTCAGAGGGCAGTGAGGAGGGGACGCCCTCCAGCCCCAGGCTTCTGGAGGAGGGGGTGTGCAGGCTGGCCTCCTCCTGCTCGGAGGAAAACGTCGATCCGCTCCCTCTGGAAGTTTAG